In Bythopirellula goksoeyrii, a single window of DNA contains:
- the trmB gene encoding tRNA (guanosine(46)-N7)-methyltransferase TrmB, translating to MGRRALPKLDPQLNLSANFRTLEELPQPWNPSELFAMDAPLEIEVGSGKGLFLQNAALTCPEHNFLGIEVAQKYARFTAARLAKRDLRNALAVHGDGLRLLREIVPDNALSAVHVYFPDPWWKKRHHKRRVLSEPFLADVYRTLGPQGKLHFWTDVKAYFDATLELIAAHTDFEGPLAVPEKPPEHDLDFRTHFERRTRLNEDPVYRAEFIKE from the coding sequence ATGGGCCGTAGAGCGCTTCCCAAACTCGATCCGCAGCTCAATCTGTCAGCGAACTTTCGAACGCTGGAAGAATTGCCGCAGCCTTGGAATCCTTCCGAATTATTCGCAATGGATGCCCCCCTGGAGATTGAAGTGGGGAGCGGCAAGGGCCTATTTCTGCAGAATGCCGCCCTCACCTGTCCGGAGCACAATTTTCTTGGCATCGAGGTGGCACAGAAGTATGCACGCTTCACAGCCGCACGGTTGGCCAAGCGAGACCTTCGCAATGCACTGGCCGTTCATGGTGACGGTTTGCGGTTATTGCGTGAGATAGTCCCCGACAACGCCCTCTCCGCAGTGCATGTCTATTTCCCCGACCCCTGGTGGAAGAAGCGACATCATAAGCGGCGGGTGCTGTCGGAACCGTTTCTCGCTGATGTTTACCGAACTCTTGGCCCACAAGGAAAGCTTCATTTTTGGACAGATGTGAAGGCGTATTTCGACGCTACATTGGAGTTAATCGCCGCACACACTGATTTTGAAGGTCCTCTTGCAGTGCCGGAGAAGCCGCCCGAGCATGACCTGGATTTTCGTACTCATTTCGAACGACGTACACGTCTGAATGAAGATCCCGTGTATCGTGCCGAGTTTATCAAAGAATAG
- a CDS encoding amidophosphoribosyltransferase, with protein MSELFHECGVAAIYHLPGQPASPLCTPQGPEEVSRLMPRMLLDLQNRGQLSAGFTTYNPHRNQLIDTYRKLGPVTQVFRLNHRGKAENLMREYAGRAAIGHVRYATCGGEDCSFAQPFERHHLQKLKWFSFAFNGQLANYAQLRDKLLAEDDHHLARATDTEILMHEISRELSGDRRIPLIDMMRNLATRLDGAYTLALLNAQGEMLVARDPLGNKPMCYAIEGPLFAAASESVALVNLGFKSDSIKPLEAGHAITITDEGIKIEQYCESSERAHCFFEWIYFSNVASTLDDRSVYLARKALGEELARLEDLPMDDDTIVVPVPDTSKAAADSMAYQLGIPSIEGLIRNRYSGRTFIEGGRDRVAKAAIKYTPLPEVLAGKRVILVEDSIVRSTTMRVLLSKIRDVGQAREIHVRVACPPIIAPCFYGIDMSTISELFAPSFRKPNQSSDEMFAAMAAEIGADSVRYLPVESIARAVAKPADHLCRACITGEYPTPCGQQLYEIALENIENHGDDSVRTYEVAKSH; from the coding sequence ATGAGCGAACTCTTTCACGAGTGTGGCGTTGCGGCGATTTACCATCTGCCGGGCCAGCCGGCGAGCCCTCTCTGCACCCCCCAGGGACCCGAGGAAGTTTCACGGCTCATGCCGCGAATGCTGCTCGATCTTCAGAATCGCGGGCAACTCTCCGCGGGATTCACGACTTACAATCCCCACCGTAACCAGCTCATTGACACCTACCGAAAGTTGGGGCCTGTCACGCAGGTGTTTCGGCTAAATCATCGCGGCAAGGCAGAGAACTTAATGCGAGAATACGCTGGCAGGGCAGCGATTGGCCATGTCAGATATGCCACCTGCGGGGGCGAGGATTGCAGTTTCGCACAACCATTCGAAAGACACCATCTTCAGAAACTTAAATGGTTTAGCTTCGCTTTCAATGGGCAACTTGCTAACTACGCTCAGTTGCGCGACAAATTACTTGCCGAGGACGACCACCATCTCGCTCGTGCAACCGATACTGAGATTCTCATGCATGAAATCAGCCGTGAGCTTTCCGGAGATCGGCGAATACCGTTGATCGACATGATGCGGAATTTGGCTACACGGCTCGACGGTGCCTATACCTTAGCCCTCCTCAACGCCCAGGGCGAGATGCTCGTGGCACGCGATCCCTTGGGCAACAAGCCCATGTGCTACGCCATCGAGGGACCGCTCTTTGCCGCAGCCAGTGAAAGTGTCGCACTCGTAAATCTGGGTTTCAAGTCCGATTCCATCAAACCGCTCGAAGCGGGACATGCAATCACCATTACTGATGAGGGCATCAAGATTGAGCAATACTGCGAGAGTTCCGAGAGGGCTCATTGTTTCTTTGAGTGGATTTACTTCTCGAACGTCGCCAGTACGCTCGATGATCGCAGTGTCTACCTTGCCCGCAAAGCCCTCGGCGAAGAGCTTGCCCGGCTAGAAGATTTGCCGATGGATGACGACACGATTGTTGTACCAGTTCCTGATACCAGCAAGGCGGCAGCCGACTCAATGGCCTATCAACTGGGGATTCCAAGCATCGAAGGGCTGATACGTAATCGTTATTCGGGCCGCACTTTCATCGAAGGAGGGCGAGATCGTGTTGCCAAGGCAGCTATCAAGTACACACCACTCCCTGAAGTGCTGGCTGGCAAACGAGTTATTCTGGTCGAGGATTCCATTGTGCGATCGACCACCATGCGAGTGCTCCTCTCGAAAATCCGGGATGTGGGCCAGGCGCGAGAAATCCACGTCCGGGTGGCCTGCCCGCCGATTATTGCCCCCTGTTTTTACGGCATCGACATGTCGACGATCAGCGAACTGTTTGCCCCCTCATTCCGCAAACCAAATCAAAGCTCGGACGAGATGTTTGCGGCAATGGCTGCCGAAATCGGTGCGGACTCGGTCCGCTACTTGCCTGTAGAATCGATTGCCAGGGCAGTCGCTAAACCGGCAGATCACCTCTGCCGGGCATGCATCACGGGTGAATATCCGACCCCCTGTGGCCAGCAACTCTACGAAATCGCATTGGAGAACATAGAAAATCACGGTGACGACTCCGTCCGGACGTATGAAGTGGCCAAGAGCCACTAG
- a CDS encoding 50S ribosomal protein bL37 yields the protein MAKPGRKVKKANHGKRPACSRPRKSRRQKVRT from the coding sequence ATGGCCAAGCCAGGTCGCAAAGTTAAGAAAGCTAATCACGGCAAGCGCCCCGCGTGTAGCCGCCCCCGTAAGAGCCGACGCCAGAAGGTCCGTACCTAA
- a CDS encoding 3-hydroxyacyl-ACP dehydratase FabZ family protein produces MAGKDWILDPETLDYSNIVADLEAIRQVNSQRGEMEHLTAIIFDDAEINICAGFLDVTDQEFWVAGHMPGMPLMPGVIICEAAAQMCSYHALKHNLLGCEVMGFGALNNVRFRGAVIPGDRLTVVCKLTKMRRNRIVVSQFQAIVGSNLVCDGEISGIPLPTDELRKLATRGN; encoded by the coding sequence GTGGCAGGCAAAGATTGGATACTCGATCCCGAAACGCTCGATTACTCCAATATCGTGGCGGATCTCGAAGCGATTCGCCAAGTGAATTCACAGCGTGGTGAGATGGAACATCTCACCGCAATTATCTTTGATGATGCCGAAATCAATATCTGTGCTGGTTTCCTAGACGTGACCGATCAGGAGTTCTGGGTCGCGGGTCACATGCCTGGTATGCCATTGATGCCAGGAGTTATTATCTGCGAGGCAGCCGCGCAAATGTGCTCGTATCATGCACTCAAGCACAATCTCTTGGGTTGTGAAGTGATGGGATTTGGGGCACTTAACAATGTCAGATTTCGAGGTGCCGTGATACCGGGAGACCGACTTACGGTTGTTTGTAAGCTCACAAAAATGCGCCGTAATCGGATCGTGGTTAGCCAGTTTCAGGCGATCGTCGGCTCGAACCTTGTCTGTGATGGGGAGATCAGCGGCATTCCCCTGCCGACCGATGAACTTCGCAAGCTGGCAACACGCGGTAACTAG